The following coding sequences lie in one Oryza brachyantha chromosome 10, ObraRS2, whole genome shotgun sequence genomic window:
- the LOC121055493 gene encoding late embryogenesis abundant protein 31-like gives MDGTKITIGEALEATALSAGDRPVEPSDASAIEAAEARAAGRPLQDDGDDGAPAQMGCLAARARAAADANALAARDEDKTTLGDVLADATVKLQGADKEVEREDAARVVGVEVRSKPDAMARPGGVAASIAAAARLNRGRP, from the exons ATGGACGGCACGAAGATAACGATCGGCGAGGCgctggaggcgacggcgctcTCGGCCGGCGACCGGCCGGTGGAGCCGAGCGACGCCTCGGCGATCGAGGCGGCCGAGGCACGCGCGGCCGGTCGGCCGCTgcaggacgacggcgacgacggcgcgccggCGCAGATGGGATGCCTCGCCGCGAGGgcccgcgctgccgccgacgccaACGCCCTGGCGGCGCGCGACGAGGACAAGACCACGCTCGGCGACGTCCTCGCG GACGCGACGGTGAAGCTGCAGGGCGCGGACAAGGAGGTGGAGAGggaggacgcggcgcgggtggTCGGAGTGGAGGTGCGCAGCAAGCCCGACGCGATGGCGCGGCCGGGCGGGGTGGCGGCGTccatcgccgcggcggcgcggctcaACCGTGGGCGGCCGTAG